The Gemmatimonas phototrophica region CGTGTATCCCAACTTCTCGAGCAGACCGAGGGCCTGCTCATCGAGCGCCAGCATGGTGAGCACCTTCTCGTGCCCAATGCCACGCCGCGGATCACTGTTCACGATCTCCACCAGCTGCGCAATGGTGTGCACGCCATCGCCCACTACCTTGCCGGGTTCGCGCTTGCTGACCGCGACGAGCTCACCATCCACCACCACCATGCGATGGTCATGGCCGGTGATGAAGCTCTCCACGATTACGCTGCGCGAATGCTCCTGCGCGCGCGCAAAGCCGGCCCGCACATCATCGGCGGTGGCCAGTCCAATGCTCACGCCGCGACCGTGGTTGCCGTTGTACGGCTTGGTCACCACCGGATACCCAATGCGTTCGGCGGCGGCCACCGCACGCTCAGCCGTTTGCACCAATCGCTGACGTGGTACCGGTAACCCCAAGTGCGACAGAATGCGGTTGGTCTCTTCTTTGTCCGACGCCAGCTCCACCGCAATGTGCGACGTGCGCCCGGTAATGGTGGCCTGAATGCGCTGCTGACGCACTCCGTAGCCGAGCTGAATGAGGCTCTGCTCGTTGAGACGCAGCCACGGGATGTCGCGGTCTTCGGCGGCCTTGACCAGGCTGGCCGTGCTGGGTCCCAGGGCCCGTCGCTGCGCGTAGCGAATGAAGCCATCGCGGCGTTCGGCCAGATCGAACGACGGATCAAACGACGCACTGCGCAGCTCTGCCGGGAGGAGCGACTGCAGCAGATCCAGCGCCACATCGGTGGCTTCCAGCCCCACGTCTTCCTGTTCGTATTCGAACACCACGTCGTACACGCCGGCCTGCGTGGTCTCGCGGGTCTTGCCGAACGTGACATGGGCGCCCGCCACATTCTGCAACTCGATGGCGACATGCTCCAGCACATGCCCCAGCCAGGTGCCGTCGTCTTCGGTCATGCGGCGCACGAAGCCCCCCGGCTCACCGTACGAGCAGCCGTGTTCGCGCAGGCCGGGCAGTGCGTCCAGCAGCGCCGACACGAAGTCGTCGCCAAGTTTGACCGTTGGCCACGCTTCCAGCACTCCGAGGTCAAGCACCAGCCGAATGACAGGAAAATGTGCGTAGTGGCTGGGCCCTACGTATACGGAGCGATCAAGAATGCGCATGGCCTAACGCGGCAAAAGGGAGCTACACAGCGCATGCCGCGGCGGGTACCGCGACATGCGTGTGCAGGTTGTACGTCGAGCCGGCGCTCAGCACCGTGATGCGCATACCTACCACTTCAATCGGTTCACCAGGTACCGCGTGCGCCACCGAGCAGTACTCCACATGCGTGGGGTCCACGATCGTCACGGCACCGGTGCCCATGATATCCACCGTATCGTCAGGACCAATGAACGCCGCGGTGTCTTCGTCTACCCCGAGGCCCAGGCAGAACGGATTGTAGGCAAGTGCCGTGAGCAATCGTCCCAGCCGATCACGCTGGCGGAAATGCTGATCGACAATGATGCGGTTGCTCAGCCCCAACCCGGCACACATGTGCACCATGCCCACGCGGGGCGTACTGCCTTCGTCGCCCCAGGCAATCATGTGCTCGCTCATGTACGCGGCACCGGCGCTGGTGCCGGCAATGGGAACGCCGTTGGCGTTCAGCTCACGCAGCAAACGCGCCACGGGAGTGCCCCCTAAAATGCTCGAGAGCTTGAGCTGACTACCGCCGGTGAGAAACACACCGGTCGCGTCGCCGAGCCACTGCAGCCAATCCTGGTCGTCGCAATCCGAGCGACGCTCGAAATTGAACGCCTTGGCAGCACGCACGCCCTGCCGCTGGAAGATGCGCTCGTAGTACGCCCCCATATCCGGCTCACTGGAGGCGGTGGGGATAATCGCAATGCGGGCCTGGTCGCCTCCCGCCAGAGCGATGAACCGCTCGATGATGGCGGGCGACATGAGCTTGCCGCCAATGGGGATGATCCAACCGCGCATGCGATGGGTCCGTGGAGATGGAAAAGGAGCGCTGCTGCTCAAAGCTAACGGCGGCGGGGGCCTCCGGGTAACGTTCAGCATGCTCGTTCTTCTCAAAAACTGCACCGTATTTGCCCCGCACCCCCTTGGCCAGCAGCATCTGCTGATTGCCGGCGAACGGGTGGTGTGGATGGGCCCTGATCTGGCAGCCCTCCCGCCCGCGCTGAACGCGGAGGTGGTGGACCTTGCCGGCACCGTCGTAGTCCCCGGGCTGGTGGATGGCCATGCCCACCTGAGTGGCGGCGGTGGCGAAGCGGGGCCCCAGAGCAAAGTGCCGGCGCCCTTCCTGAGTCGCTACACCAGCGCCGGTGTTACCACCGTGGTGGGGGTGCTGGGCACTGACGATACCACGCGCACCACCGGTGAGCTGGTGACGGCCGCCAACGGTCTGGTCGCCGAGGGGCTGTCAGCGTGGTGTCACACCGGCGGGTACCACGTGCCACCGGTGACACTCACCGGGAGCGTGCGCGGCGACATTGCGTTTGTGGACCGCATTATTGGCGTGGGTGAGGTGGCCATTGCCGATCATCGCAGCAGCCAGCCAACAGTGGCCGAGCTGCTGCGGCTGGCGAGTGAGGCGCATGTGGGAGGCCTCATGAGCGGCAAGGCCGGCGTGCTGCACCTGCATGTGGGCGATGGGCTGCGCGGGCTGGCGCAGATTCGCGAGATGCTCTCGGAGAGCGAGCTGCCGCCGCGGGTGTTCAACCCCACGCATGTGAACCGTCGCAAGGCGCTCTTTGACGAGGCCGTGGCGTTGGCGCGGGCGGGGTGCGTGGTGGACATCACCGCGTTTGACGTGGGCAAGGACGAAGATGCCTGGAGCGCCGCCGATGCGCTGGAGCGCTACTGGGCCGCGGGCGCGCCGTTAGCCAACGTGACCGTGAGCAGTGATGGCGGCGGGTGTCTGCCCACCTTCGACGCCAACGGTCGTGTGGTGGCCATGGATGTCGGCGATGCCGGCACGCTCTGGCGCACCGTGCAGACGCTGCGCGAACGCGGCCACGCATTGGAGCAAGTGCTGCCGCCGTTCACCAGCAACGTGGCGGATTTGCTACGGCTGCCACGCAAGGGGCGCCTTGCCGTGGGGCATGACGCGGACCTGCTGGTACTCGACAAGAGCGGAGCGATTTGCGATGTGATGTGCCGCGGCGCGTGGCATCAGCGCGACGGGAAGACCGTGAAGCGGGGGATGTTTGAGGGGGGTGCGGAGTAGTATCCGCGACACCGTCGTGAAAACCGAGCACTGAAAACTCCAACTGACAACTGAAAACTCGAACTGAGAACTGAGAACTCCCGCCCCTAACGAGTAGTCGGCAACGTGCACAGCCGACGGGATCGCGAAAGAGCCGAGAAGTCCTCAGTTGTCAGTTCGAGTTTTGAGTTGTCAGTCCAAGTTTTCAGTTGTCAGTCAACTACCTCAATGCTTCATCCCCGTATTGCACCCTTCCTCGAGCACCTCGAAGGCGTCGTGCAATCCCTTCATGGCGGCCTTGAGCGCGGCGTCATCGGCCTTGCTGTTCACCAAGGCCTGCACCTTGAGCGTCTCGCCAGTCAGTCCGGCCTGAGCCTTGGCGATCGCGGGCTTCTGGCAGGCTGCTGGCGCCTTGGAGGCGGCGACGGCCTTGGCCGAGGTCACCATGTCGCCAATCATGCCGCGCGTGGGGGCCAGATCGTTCTTGTCCTTGGCCGGGTGCCAGGTGGCCATCATGAGCATGTGATAGGCGTCGAGCTCCTTCCAGCCCTCCGCCTTGGCCTCCTTGCCCCCTTCCATCTGCTTCATGTGCTCGGCGTGCATGGCGGCATGATCCATCTGGCCGGCGGGCTTCTTGGCCGGGGGCTGCTTGTCCTGCGCCTGGGCCGAGGCGGCCAGGGACAGGCTCAGGGCGGTCGCCAGGGCGAGTGTGGTGCGAATTACCATAGGGAGATGAGTTCCAGGTGGTGAGGTTTCCGGGCTCAGCCGGGGAATGCATAGCTGCATCTTACCCAACGTCGGCCGAGGGCGCATCGTAGTCCTTCTGGTACCCCCGCGTCCCCTCCAGTTCCGGGGCGTCCGGCGGCCGGTTCCGGCTGCCCCTGCACACTCTCCACCCGTCCCCCGCATGCCTCTTCTGCCAACGCTGCCGCGCCTGGCGCGCGCGAGCCGATGGTCCGCCGCCCTGCTCGTGGCGGCCACCCTCCCGCTCTCGCTGCAGGCCCAGTCGCGCACCACGCCCAAACAGTTCTTCGGGCACGACATTGGCGCCGACTACGAGCTTCCCAATTACTCGAAGCTCCATCAGTGGTTCATCACGGTCGCCAAGGAAAGCGACCGCGTGTCGCTGGATACCATTGGCCTCACGGAAGAAGGCCGGCCGCAGGTCATGGCTATCGTGACGAGCCCGGAAAACCACAAGAAGCTCGCCCGCTACAAGGAAATCGCCTCCAAGCTGGCCAAGGCCGACGGCATCGACTCGGCCGCCGCGGCCGCGATGGCCAAGGAAGGCAAGGTCATTTTCTGGATTGACGGCGGCCTGCACGCCACCGAGGTACTGGGCGCGCAGCAGCTCATGGAAACACTGTGGCAGCTCTCCAGCCGCACGGACGACGAAACGCTGCGCATTCTGAACGACGTGGTCATTCTCATGGCCCACGCCAATCCGGACGGCATGGAGCTCGTCACCAACTGGTACATGAAGGAAGGCGACAAGCTCAAGCGCACCACGGCCACCATTCCGCGGCTGTACGAGAAGTACGCGGGGCACGACAACAACCGTGACTCGTACATGAACGCGCTGGCCGAAACGCGCAACATGTCGCAGCAGCTGTTCGTGGAGTGGCACCCGCAGATCATGTACAACCACCACCAGACGGGTCCTACGGGCACCGTGATGGCGGCGCCGCCGTACCGGGATCCGGCCAACTTCTGGTTCCACCCGGCCATGATCACGGGGCTCGACCTCGTGGGTGCGGCGCTCAATCACCGCTTTGTGCTGGAGCACAAGCCGGGACTCACCTTCCGCGCCGGCTCCAACTACAGCACGTGGTGGAACGGCGGCCTGCGCACCACCGGCTACTATCACAACCAGATCGGTATCCTCACGGAGACCATTGGTAACCCCACGCCCATGCGCGTGGCGCTGGTCCCCGATCGCCAGGTGCGGTCGGCCGGATTGCCCATGCCCATCGAACCGCAGGTGTGGCACTTCCGGCAGTCCATCGACTACTCGGTGAGCGCCAACTACGCCTTCCTCGACCTCGCGTCACGCTATCGCGAAACGTTCCTGTTCAACCGCTGGGTCATGGGTCAGGATCAGATCAAGGCCGGTGGCAAGGACAACTGGACCATCTCGCCCAAGCGTGTCGCCTCCATGGTGGAAAAGATCACCAAGGACCGTGGCACCGTCGCCGCCGAAGTGCGTGCCGGTGGGCCGCGCGGTGGTGGGCAGGCGCCCAGTGTTGGCAGCTCGGTGGCCAACGATCGCTACATGGCCGAACTCAAGAAGCCGGAGAATCGTGACCCGCGCGCCTATATATTGAGTGCGTCGCAGAACGACTTCCCCACGGCCACCAAGTTTGTGCGCGCGCTGCAGTACTCGGGCATTGATGTGCACAAGGCGTCGGCGGCGTTCAGCGCCAACGGCAAGCAGTTCCCCGCCGGTTCGTGGGTTATCAAGACCGACCAAGCGTTCCGTTCGCACGTGCTCGACATGTTCGAGCCGCAGGATCACCCGAATGACTTCCGCTATCCGGGTGGCCCGCCAATTCCGCCGTACGACAATGCCGGCTGGACGCTCGCCTTCCAGATGGGCATTCAGTTTGAGCGTGTGCTCGATGCCGTCAGTGGTCCGTTCGAGAAGGTCAACGGCATCACCGCCATGCCGGCCGGTACGGTGGCCAAGGGCAAGGCGGGCTACTTCATTCACGCCAGCGTGAACGACGGCGCCACGGTGGCCAACCGCCTGGCCAAGGCCAAGGTGAAGGCCTCGCGCATTCCCACCGAGTTCAAGGACGGCAGCACCACGTGGCCCGCGGGCTCGTGGTTCGTTCCCGCTGGTGGCGCAGCCGACAAGGTGGTGGCGCAGGCTGCGACCGACCTTGGGGTGAACTTCGCCGCCGCCAACGGCAAGCCATCGGGGCTGCAGCCGGTACAGCCTCTGCGTATTGGTCTCATTGACCGCTACGGCGGCAACATGCCCACCGGCTGGACGCGCCTCATTCTCGAGAAGTTCGAGTTTGGCTACACCACGGTGTATCCGCAGGAAATCGACGCCGGCAACCTGAAGGCCAAGTATGACGTGCTCGTCTTCACCGACGGCATGTTCAGCGAAGCGGGCGCCGGTCGTGGCTTTGGCGGCTCCCCCGACACGACGCTCATTCCCGCCGAGTACCGCAAGGAGCTGGGTCGGGTGTCAGCGGAGAAGTCGGTGCCGGCGCTCAAGGCGTTCGTGGAAGCCGGTGGCCGGGTGCTCGCCATCGGGTCCTCCATTGGACTCGGCAAGGCGATGGGGCTCCCCATCGAGAACTACCTGGCCGATGCCAATGGCCGCGCTTATCCGGGCGAGAAGTACTACATCCCCGGCTCGGTGCTGGAAGTGAAGCTCGATACGTCGGCCACCATTGCCGCAGGCATGGCGCCGCGTCCGGCCGTGATGTTCGACAACAGCCCGGTGATGAAGCTGGGTCCCGATGCAGCAGCAAAGGGCGTGAAGCCGCTGGCCACCTTCGATACGGCCACACCGCTGCTCTCGGGGTGGGCGTGGGGCCAGGAGCTGCTCAAGGACGGCGTGGCGATGGCCGAAGCGAACATGGGTAAGGGCACGATGTGGATGTTCGGCCCGGAAATTCTCTTCCGTTCGCAGGCGCACGGCACGTACAAGCTGTTCCTGAACGCGCTGGACGGCGGCTTCAAACGGCCGGTGAAGGCGATGCAGTAACCGCCGACGGGAGCCCCTGCTTCCGGGCGACTTAAAACCCAAGACCCGAGCCCAGAACCCGGAACTGATCAGTTCCGGGTTTTGTGTTTGGGTCATGGGTTGTGGGTTTATTTTTTGACGCATGGCTCTCACACTCCGTTCTGCCGCCTCCGGCGCCGCGAAGCTGGCGGGTATGCTCGTTCCGGTTGGCCTGGGCCTTGGCGCCAGCAAACTGGCCTCCCCCTACATGCCTGGCTTCACGGAGTGGGTGAATACACTGGGGCCCTGGGCCCCGGTCGCGTTCGTGGTGGGGTACATCGTGGCCACGGTGTGCATGATGCCGGCCTTTCTGCTCACCATTGCCGGTGGTGCGGTGTTCGGCATGCTGAAGGGGTCGGTACTGGTGCTCATTGGCTCCACCATTGGGGCGGCCATTGCGTTCACACTGGGGCGCACCGTGCTGCGCTCATGGGTCGCGGCCCAGATTGCCAAGAACCAGACGCTGCAGATCGTGGATCGAGTGGTGGGCCAGGAAGGGCTCAAGCTCATGTTCCTGCTGCGCCTCTCCGGCATCGCGCCGTTCGTGCTCACCAACTACGCCATGGGTGTCACGTCGGTCTCACTCACGCACTTTCTGCTGGCGCTGCTGGGAATGCTGCCCACCATTGCCACCTACACCGCGGTCGGGCAGTCGGGGGCGCAAACGCCCGGTGCCGGCGCCATTCCGTCGTGGATTCTGTGGATGGGCATCAGCGCGGCGGTCATTCTCGCGGTGACCATCACCCGCATTGTGCAGAAGGCATTGCGCGAAGCGCAGATGCGCCACGACATGGAGCGCCTGGCAGAGATGAGATGAACGGCACCACGGATAGGAACCGTTGCCGTTTTCCGGCAGCTTGCCCGATTCCTGTATTCACCGAAACGTCATCTTTTCAATTGGCTGACGTAATGCATTGCCCATGACCGGTTAACGGTCCGGTCCCATGCTATCTCCTCAACCTATTGCGGAGGTAGTTCATGTTCTCCACGTTGATCGAATCACGGGCGAAATCGCCTCGCCGCACCGCCGGCAGCATTGCCTCGGTTACCCTGCATGCCGCGGTCGTGGGCGCGCTGGTCGCCGCCACCGCCAACGCCACGGTGCGCACAGAGAATGACCCGGCCGAAACACGGGTGATCTTTCAGACCACCCCGCCGGCGCCACCACCACCGCCCGCCGCGCCAACGAACGTGCCGCGTGTGTACACCAACAGTGCCCCCGCCCTTGGTGCGCCGTCGCTCAACATTCCCATTGATATCCCCACCGGCATTCCCCCGGTGGATCTGTCGCGCGCGGTCACGAACGCCGACGATTTCTCCAAGGGCATTCGTGGGGTAGGCACCGGCATTCCAGGTGGGAATCAGTCGGCCACCAATGCCGACTACTACTTCGAAGGGCAGGTGGAGAAACCGGTCATGACACTCCCGGGCACGGCGGGCCCCCTCTTCCCGGAAATGCTGCGCTCCGCGGGGGTGATGGGGCAGGTGCTGGCCGAGTTTGTGGTGGATTCCACAGGCCGCGCCGAGATGGGCACGTTCAAGGTGCTCAAGAGTGATCACGAGCTGTTCACCAGTGCCGTGAAGCAGGCATTAATGCGGATGCGCTTTTTGCCGGCCGAGGTGGGCGATCGGAAGGTGGCACAGCTGGTGCAGCAGACGTTCCAGTTTACGCTCAATCGGTAGTAATCCTCCTGGTGCTCTGATAGGCTGGCACTTTTTAGAAGCTCTCACGGAGGGCACGGAGGGACGGAGGGCACTGAGCCGACCCCGCGAAAATCGTGGAGTAGGCTCCGTGCCCTCCGTTCCTCTGTGACCTCTGTGAGAGCTTTTGCTTTTTGCCCCCCGCACGAATCGATGCGCCGCGGCGTATGTTTTCGGCTGGCGATGCATTGGGCATCGCACATCCTTCCGGTGCTGGCCTATGCGTTCGACCACATCACTTTTCATTGGCGCACTTATGCTAAGTGCCTGCCGCAGCTCGTCTACTCCCGTATCCGCAGCGAGCCCCAGTGCCATTCGCGTGGGGCCCGAAAAGGGATCGGTGCTGGTGGTGGGTGGTGGTCAGCAGGGCCCCGAAATCTTCGCCAAGTTCATTGAATTGGCGGGCGGCCCCGACGCACTCATTGTTGAGGTGCCCACTGCCGGCGATGACTCGATTGACGTGAGCACCGTGGGGCGCGGGCTGCGCGCGGCGGGAGCCAAGAACCTGGTGGTGTATCACACCACCAGCAAAGCCGTGGCCGATGCCGACAGCTTCGTGGCCAAGATCGCCAATGCCCGCGGCGTGTGGTTTGGCGGCGGTCGGCATTACCGTCTGGTGAACTCGTACATGGGCACCAAGAGCCAGCGCGCTTTTGAAGCCGTATTGGCGCGTGGCGGCGTGGTGGGTGGCTCTTCGGCGGGTGCCAGCATACTGGCCAGTTATCTCGTGCGCGGGGCGCCGTCGAGCAACAACCGCATCATGAACCACCCGGACTATCTCACCGGCTTTGGCTATCTGCGTAACACGGCGGTGGATCAGCACGTGGTGGCGCGCGAGCGGCTCGCCGACCTGTACGACTCGCTCACCATTCGGCGTCGCGATCTGCTGGCCATTTCAGAAGATGAAGGCACGGCCTGGGTGGTGCGTGGAGATACCGCCGAACTCATTGGGCGCAGCAAGGGTTTCGTGTACAACAGCCGCGAGCTCACCGACCAGGGCAAGCCATTCATGACGCTGTTGCCGGGCGACAAGTTTGATCTGGGGGCACGTCGCGTGCTGTCGCGGGCCGCGTCGGCATCGCGTCTCGATGGCCCTTTTCTCGACGATGTCTTTGGCGTCTACAGCAACGGGGTGCGCGGTGGCGCCGCCGTGCTGGTCGCGCGAGAAGGCAAGGTGCTGCTCAATCGCGCGTATGGCATTCCCATCCAGCCGCGCTTCACGCCTGAAACCTCGGTGCCGCTCTTTGATCTCGGTCGCCTGAGTGGCGTGTTGAACGCCGCCTTTGTGCCCGATAGCACGGGCCGACTGTCGGCGGCATCCATTCGCCGCGTACAGGGCATTGGTGGCATGCAGCGCGCGCGCTACGATAGTGTGCAGCTCACGTGGCGGGCCAACGTGGATGACTTGTATCGCTTTGAGCTGGGGCGGTTTGTGGTGAGGCCCGGGGCGCGCGACACCAACACGCCCCCGGCGCCGTTCAACATTGAGACCGTGAACGGTCAGGTGCGTCACGCCGTGTACGGCACCGACGACGGCATGCGCAACGCGTGGGTGCGATACCCCGCCGAGCGGTTGGTGATCATGGTGCTGACCAACGACAGCACAGCGGATGCCCGGGCCATGGCGCAGCGGGTGGCGGAACGCGTGTTGACGCCGCGGTGAGCATACGTCGAATGCCACGCGTGATCATCGCCCGTTCCACCCTGTTGAGTGCATCGCTCGCGACGTCGCTGTGCTTCGTCAGTCATGCGCTCACCGCACAGTCATCGCCCAATGCGGCCCCCTTTGTGGTGCCGGCATGGGCTTTCCCCACTTCGCCGCCGCCACCGAAAGGCACGCCACCGGTGGTGTACGACAGTGTCACGCTTCATGGCGTACCCAACTCCACGCAGCGGTACACGAGGAAGCAGGTCGCCAACGCCTTCGACATTCCCGACTGGTTTCCGCGGCAGCACCCCGCCATGCCGTCATCGGTGCAGTATGGCGTACGCCCTGACGGACGCGCGTGCGGGTTTTGTCACCTGCCCGACGGACAGGGGCGCCCGGAAAACGGCACGCTGGCCGGGCTGCCGGTGGAGTACACCGTACGGCAGGTGCGGGCCATGCGGGACGGCACCCGTGGGCACGCCAATCCTTCTGGCACCGCCAATCCGATGATCTCGGTGGCCAAGGGTTTTGCCGACGACGAGGTGCGCACGGCGGCACGGTATTACGCGCGCCTGCGCCTCACGCGTCGCAACATCATTCGCGAGGTGGCCGACGTACCCACCACACGCATCGCCGGCCTGCTCTATGCCTTGGATGGCACCGGCACGGAGCCCATCGCCGGTCGACTCATTGAGGCGCCGGAGTCCATTGAACGGCACGAGCTGCGCGATCCATGGGTGCGCTACACCACCTACGTGCCGCTGGGGAGTCTGGCCCGCGGCCGGCGCCTGACGACGCCAGGTCCCGTTGGTGCCCCCACCAACTGTGCCACCTGTCACGGCCCACAGCTGCTCGGCGTTGGAGACGTGCCGCCCATTGCCGGTCGCGCGCCGTCCAACCTGCTGCGGCAGCTCATCAACTTCCGCACGCGCGCGCGCCGCGATTCCACGGCGACGCCCATGTATGCAGTCGTGGATTCGCTGACCATCGACGACATGGTCGCTCTTGCGGCCTATGTCGGTTCCCTGCCCCCTTCGCGCTCGCCGAGGAAGTAGCCATGCATCGTGTTGGTATGGTCCGTGTTGTGCCCGTATTGCTCGGGTGTGCGCTCGCGGTGAGCAGCAACACCCTCGGCGCACAGGCGAAGCCCACCGCGCAGTTTTCCGTCGTAGAAGCCAGCATTCCGCAAATGCAGGCGGCGCTCGCCGCCAAGCGCGTCACGTCGCGTCAGCTGGTGGAGCAGTATCTCGTGCGCATAGCCACCTATGACCAGCGGCTGCACGCAAGCATAACCGTGAACCCGCGCGCGCTGCAGGAAGCGGACGCCCTCGATCGGGAACGGGCGCAAGGCAAAGTGCGGGGGCCGCTGCACGGCATTCCGGTGGCACTCAAGGACAACATTCACACCGCCAACATTCGCACCACCGGCGGCGCGCTGGCCTTTGCCGACTTGCTGCCGCCGTACGACGCCACGCTCACCAAAAATCTGCGCGACGCCGGCGCAATCATCATCGCCAAGGCGCAACTGACTGAGCTGGCCAACTGGGTAGCCTCGGGGATGCCGGGCAACTACAACGCCGTCAATGGTCAGGGGCTCAACCCGTGGGATGCGCGCCCCGATCCGCGCGTAGGGCTCGACGACGGACGCGCCGTGATGGGCACCGGCGGTTCGTCGAGTGGTGCCGGCACCAACGTGTCGTTCTGGGCCGGGAATGTGGGCACCGAAACGTCGGGCTCCATTCTGTCGCCCTCGCACGCCAACATGCTGGTAGGCATCAAGCCCACCGTGGGGCGCATCAGCCGGTACGGCGTGATTCCCATTACCGCCGACCAGGACACCCCCGGCCCCATGACGCGCACGGTGGCCGATGCCGCGATCATGCTGGGCGCCATGGAAGGGGCCGCCCCCGATCCCAATGATGCCGCCACCAAGGTGTGTACGCCGCCGGCCAACCGTGACTACACCCCGTTCCTCAAGGCCGACGCGCTCAAGGGCGCGCGCATTGGCATTCCGCGCGCGTTCTTCTACGACACCATCACCTCGGGCGGCAGCAGCACGCCACGCGGTGGTCTCACCGCCGCGCAACGCACCGTGATGACCGAAGTGATTGCCGTGCTCACGGCGCAGGGCGCCACCATTGTGGATCCGGTGGTGATTCCCAGCATCAGCGCCAAGAACGCCGACGACAACTTGCTCGACTGGAACCCGTGCAGTGGGCTCGAACAGGCCCGCGGACGTGATGCGAATTGCTCGGTGGTGCTCAAGTACGGCATGAAGCGGGACTTCAACATCTGGGTGGCCTCACTTGGGAGCAAAGCGCCACTCACGTCGTTGACCGCGTTACGGCAGTGGAACATTGCCCATCA contains the following coding sequences:
- a CDS encoding amidase family protein, whose amino-acid sequence is MHRVGMVRVVPVLLGCALAVSSNTLGAQAKPTAQFSVVEASIPQMQAALAAKRVTSRQLVEQYLVRIATYDQRLHASITVNPRALQEADALDRERAQGKVRGPLHGIPVALKDNIHTANIRTTGGALAFADLLPPYDATLTKNLRDAGAIIIAKAQLTELANWVASGMPGNYNAVNGQGLNPWDARPDPRVGLDDGRAVMGTGGSSSGAGTNVSFWAGNVGTETSGSILSPSHANMLVGIKPTVGRISRYGVIPITADQDTPGPMTRTVADAAIMLGAMEGAAPDPNDAATKVCTPPANRDYTPFLKADALKGARIGIPRAFFYDTITSGGSSTPRGGLTAAQRTVMTEVIAVLTAQGATIVDPVVIPSISAKNADDNLLDWNPCSGLEQARGRDANCSVVLKYGMKRDFNIWVASLGSKAPLTSLTALRQWNIAHQRAGAIKYGQAQLDISDEIDVRLDRERYDADRRKDLRLTADQGIDAVMKNAQLDALLFPGVSSANIAARPGYPSITVPYALLPVTAPASQPFPAGFDPKPAPFGISFTAGACAEPKLIALAYAFEQATKKRQAPAGFP